A window of Hippea jasoniae contains these coding sequences:
- a CDS encoding diguanylate cyclase, protein MRKIQNIKLTQLLMIFSVIGIIVAALIMAGLWIYYAKTSLKDDAEIAEKLFVKDKKEQLKTGVMNALNYIDLKRKEALKLKEKELDITLHAIKSVIDVNSKASDVNFNGLIEYLKTLSKKSDGYFLLRKKDNVFLIKNGVFKKIKSYLGGICKTVDLKHFSSQLSYCIDRSQFKKQLEVDILKKLALYKAVKYKNSYFFAAKLLNINGGGCFAKVLLNPNKPSLVGRCISDNITDSRGFYYRKAFLKDLKLHKESFVEYTYKIPSKNVEGLKLSYIVLYKPFNWIVGSGIYIKDLKSEFRTLAFLKFKKRLKSRITVIVLAIFILVAVLILIHLVLYLILKKDTAVVEDFFNSYPDKKRIDLSRLKVSDLKLIADRINDMSDKVERYSKETKRLFERYFSLVSNFPDCVVIFRRIDSGVFIIEDANRCVISCLNIKRDDVVGKNAFDVFGFMGHLDKKFEEAFEIDGVLSFVDCLTFNNQDKYFFVVFYRKDNEIVAIAKEITDSVELFRKRQRELERFKSFMESVNVGVIAIDKALNVVYANGVSRKLLEIKEFSLETITDIVGHKNIKIIKNAVKGVQNGKKCIDCTTSIITKGNKNKWLFVSVSEIELYSEKLFVVSLYDITKRYEKEKETEYLSFHDSLTSLYNRRYFTEELRRLFNRRNYPLSLVVCDINGLKIINDNLGHTAGDKAIKSIASILKNQARANDIVARIGGDEFAVIMPNTDKEGVEAFLSRIKKEVDKFNTGSEFFLSVSLGMAVQYGDIENTDEFFKIADDNMYRNKYSVDREKTLLRILRSVRGNDIGTDNQIKGLR, encoded by the coding sequence ATGAGAAAAATACAAAACATAAAATTAACTCAGCTACTAATGATTTTTTCTGTTATTGGGATTATTGTGGCTGCTTTAATTATGGCTGGATTGTGGATTTATTATGCAAAAACAAGCCTGAAAGATGATGCAGAAATAGCTGAGAAGCTTTTTGTTAAAGATAAAAAGGAACAACTTAAAACAGGTGTGATGAATGCTTTAAATTATATCGATTTAAAAAGAAAAGAGGCTTTGAAGCTTAAGGAAAAAGAGCTTGATATTACACTGCATGCAATAAAATCGGTTATAGATGTGAACTCTAAAGCCTCAGATGTAAATTTTAATGGCTTAATTGAGTATTTAAAAACTTTGAGTAAAAAGAGTGATGGATATTTTCTACTTAGAAAAAAAGATAATGTTTTTTTGATAAAAAATGGAGTCTTTAAAAAGATAAAATCTTATTTAGGGGGTATTTGTAAAACCGTTGATCTAAAACATTTTTCATCACAACTTTCTTATTGTATAGACAGAAGCCAATTTAAAAAACAGCTTGAGGTAGATATTTTAAAAAAACTGGCTTTATATAAAGCTGTAAAATATAAAAATAGCTATTTTTTTGCTGCAAAGCTTTTAAATATCAACGGCGGAGGCTGCTTTGCAAAGGTTTTATTGAACCCCAACAAGCCATCGTTGGTTGGAAGATGTATATCAGACAATATTACCGACAGCAGGGGGTTTTATTATAGAAAGGCGTTTTTAAAAGACTTAAAACTGCATAAAGAGTCCTTTGTTGAATATACATATAAGATTCCATCGAAAAATGTGGAAGGCTTAAAGTTGTCCTATATAGTTTTGTATAAGCCGTTTAACTGGATCGTTGGAAGTGGCATATATATTAAAGATTTAAAGAGCGAATTTAGAACGCTTGCCTTTTTGAAGTTCAAAAAAAGACTGAAATCAAGAATTACAGTTATTGTTTTAGCTATTTTCATTTTAGTTGCTGTGTTGATACTGATCCATCTTGTGCTTTATTTGATATTGAAAAAAGACACGGCTGTTGTGGAGGATTTTTTTAACAGCTATCCAGACAAAAAAAGGATAGATTTATCCAGGCTGAAGGTGTCAGATTTAAAGCTAATAGCTGATAGAATCAATGATATGTCGGATAAAGTTGAGCGATACTCCAAAGAAACAAAGAGATTGTTTGAGCGTTATTTTAGCCTTGTGTCTAATTTTCCAGATTGTGTGGTTATCTTCAGGCGAATTGATTCAGGTGTATTTATTATTGAGGATGCAAATAGGTGTGTAATTAGTTGCCTGAATATTAAAAGAGATGATGTTGTAGGAAAAAATGCCTTTGATGTGTTTGGGTTTATGGGTCATCTTGATAAGAAATTTGAAGAGGCGTTTGAGATAGATGGTGTTTTAAGCTTTGTTGACTGTTTGACTTTCAACAATCAAGATAAATATTTCTTTGTAGTTTTTTACAGAAAAGATAATGAGATTGTTGCCATTGCAAAAGAGATTACCGATAGCGTGGAGCTATTTAGAAAAAGACAGCGAGAGCTTGAAAGATTTAAAAGTTTTATGGAAAGCGTTAATGTGGGTGTGATTGCTATTGATAAAGCGTTGAATGTTGTGTATGCAAACGGGGTATCGCGTAAATTGTTAGAGATTAAGGAATTCAGTTTAGAAACTATAACAGACATTGTTGGGCATAAGAATATCAAAATTATAAAGAATGCCGTAAAGGGTGTTCAAAATGGTAAAAAGTGTATTGATTGCACAACAAGTATTATAACAAAGGGCAATAAAAATAAGTGGTTGTTTGTTTCTGTGTCTGAGATTGAGCTGTATTCTGAAAAACTGTTTGTTGTTTCGCTGTATGATATAACGAAAAGATATGAAAAAGAGAAGGAGACGGAGTATTTAAGTTTTCATGATTCATTAACATCACTGTATAACAGGCGCTATTTTACTGAGGAATTGAGGCGGTTGTTTAATAGGAGAAACTATCCTTTATCGCTTGTTGTGTGTGATATAAACGGTCTTAAAATTATCAACGATAATTTGGGCCATACTGCGGGTGATAAGGCTATTAAATCTATTGCCAGCATCCTCAAGAATCAAGCACGAGCTAACGATATTGTTGCAAGAATCGGTGGTGATGAGTTTGCCGTTATTATGCCCAATACCGATAAAGAAGGCGTTGAGGCTTTTTTGAGTAGAATTAAAAAAGAGGTTGATAAATTTAATACGGGCAGTGAATTTTTTCTTTCTGTATCGCTTGGAATGGCTGTGCAATACGGTGATATTGAAAATACAGATGAGTTTTTTAAGATTGCTGATGACAATATGTATAGAAATAAATATTCTGTAGATAGAGAAAAGACGCTTTTGAGGATTTTGCGCTCCGTTAGGGGTAATGATATCGGCACTGATAATCAAATAAAGGGTTTGAGGTAG
- a CDS encoding PaaI family thioesterase produces MRNLPRYKECFVCGKNNPIGLNITFKTDGKIVFVNLKLKKEYCGFKNRIHGGILSTIIDEAMGWACSVKTKRLYYTIELNIKFKKAALPNEQLIVEAEFIKEKHYICASKGIIKNAKGDILIIASGKYYPIEESEEKSIFAMLHHEPEDNKPVTKEDL; encoded by the coding sequence ATGAGAAACCTACCACGCTATAAAGAGTGCTTTGTATGCGGCAAAAACAATCCCATTGGACTGAATATAACATTTAAGACAGACGGCAAAATCGTATTTGTTAATCTAAAGCTAAAAAAGGAATATTGCGGTTTCAAAAATAGGATTCATGGGGGTATTCTTTCAACTATTATAGATGAGGCAATGGGCTGGGCTTGCAGTGTTAAAACAAAGCGGTTATATTACACCATAGAACTCAACATAAAGTTCAAAAAAGCAGCTCTGCCGAATGAACAGTTGATTGTGGAAGCTGAATTTATCAAAGAAAAACACTACATCTGTGCATCAAAAGGCATAATCAAAAATGCAAAAGGCGATATTTTGATTATCGCATCAGGCAAATACTATCCAATAGAAGAATCTGAAGAAAAATCAATCTTTGCCATGCTGCACCATGAACCGGAAGATAATAAACCGGTAACCAAAGAAGACCTTTAG
- the argJ gene encoding bifunctional glutamate N-acetyltransferase/amino-acid acetyltransferase ArgJ: MKSKETKGSICVVPSIKAAGVHCGLKEKGKDLGLIFSETPTISAAVFTQNAIKAAPVIYDMRLMKKIPDIRAVIVNSGNANACNSNGFDAIGDVVNTLSKRLNIEKDQIFVASTGIIGEDLPSEKITTAIDELVYRLGSNRCDDFSEAILTTDTFTKQMALNCSFYGEEFNIGGVAKGAGMIHPNMATMLAFITTDINISHDMLDRALREAVDKSFNRISVDGDTSTNDTVFIMSTCQAKNEKITTENEIYRFFADQLIHICTHLAKMIVKDGEGATKTTEVVVVGAFSKKDAQLVARSVANSLLVKTAIFGEDPNWGRIVDAVGYSNAYFSVDRLKVFIGDELVYAYSKKVDFDREKLKNYMKNDEIRILIDLGLGVCTYNMWFSDLSYDYVKINAEYHT; the protein is encoded by the coding sequence ATGAAATCAAAAGAAACTAAAGGTTCTATCTGTGTTGTTCCATCTATAAAAGCCGCAGGTGTTCATTGTGGTTTAAAAGAAAAAGGCAAAGATCTGGGGTTGATTTTTTCAGAAACACCCACAATATCTGCGGCGGTTTTTACTCAGAACGCCATTAAGGCAGCCCCTGTGATTTATGATATGCGACTGATGAAAAAAATACCCGATATCAGAGCCGTTATTGTAAATAGCGGCAATGCCAATGCGTGCAATAGTAACGGTTTTGATGCTATAGGCGATGTTGTAAATACCCTTAGTAAAAGGCTTAACATAGAAAAAGATCAGATTTTTGTTGCCTCAACAGGAATCATAGGTGAGGATTTGCCTTCTGAAAAGATTACAACGGCAATTGATGAGCTTGTTTATAGGTTGGGCAGCAATAGGTGTGATGATTTTTCTGAGGCAATACTGACTACAGATACATTTACAAAGCAAATGGCGTTGAACTGTAGTTTTTACGGCGAAGAGTTCAATATTGGTGGTGTGGCAAAGGGTGCTGGCATGATTCATCCCAATATGGCAACGATGCTTGCATTTATCACCACCGATATAAATATCAGCCACGATATGCTTGATAGGGCTTTGAGGGAGGCTGTAGATAAATCGTTTAACAGAATCAGTGTAGATGGCGATACATCCACAAACGACACGGTTTTTATTATGTCAACCTGTCAGGCAAAAAATGAAAAGATAACAACAGAAAATGAGATATACAGGTTTTTTGCAGATCAGCTCATCCATATCTGCACACATCTTGCAAAAATGATTGTTAAAGATGGTGAGGGTGCCACAAAAACAACAGAGGTTGTGGTTGTGGGTGCATTTTCTAAGAAAGACGCTCAGCTTGTTGCCCGAAGTGTAGCTAATTCCCTGCTTGTTAAGACGGCGATCTTTGGTGAGGATCCCAATTGGGGCAGGATTGTTGATGCTGTGGGTTATTCGAATGCCTATTTTAGCGTTGACAGGCTGAAGGTGTTTATAGGTGATGAGCTTGTTTATGCATACTCAAAAAAAGTCGATTTTGATAGAGAAAAACTTAAAAATTACATGAAAAACGACGAAATTCGCATACTTATAGACCTTGGATTGGGTGTTTGCACATATAATATGTGGTTTAGTGATTTAAGTTATGATTATGTAAAGATTAACGCCGAATACCACACCTAA
- the argC gene encoding N-acetyl-gamma-glutamyl-phosphate reductase — translation MIKAGIVGISGYTGVELLKLLLHHRQVQVAYIASRSHADKRIDQLYPFLKGFSNLVIEKIDIEKIKTLDVVFLALPHTVSAGIVKDIFPHVKVVDLSADFRLDIDVYEKWYKVRHPAKELIDEAVYGISELNRDKIKHCSLLANPGCYATSVILALAPIADLIDDSVIIDAKSGVSGAGKSLKESMLFCEVNENFKAYAVGSHRHVAEIEQQFGLNNRVVFTAHLLPIQRGILSTIYVNLKRAVDIKIFDEFYKSEFFVRVVDNPPQIVDVKGTNFCNIYPALIDEKKLIIVSVIDNLIKGAAGQAIQNMNIMFGLDEKEGLYPAPYYP, via the coding sequence ATGATAAAAGCTGGTATTGTTGGAATAAGCGGATATACAGGCGTTGAGCTATTAAAATTATTGTTGCACCACAGGCAGGTTCAAGTAGCATATATTGCATCAAGAAGCCATGCAGACAAAAGAATTGACCAGCTGTATCCGTTTTTGAAGGGTTTTAGTAATCTTGTAATTGAGAAGATCGATATAGAAAAGATTAAAACGCTGGATGTTGTATTTTTAGCCCTGCCCCATACGGTGTCTGCAGGCATTGTAAAGGATATATTTCCCCATGTTAAAGTAGTTGACCTGAGTGCCGATTTCAGGCTTGATATAGATGTTTATGAAAAGTGGTATAAAGTAAGGCATCCTGCAAAAGAGCTAATAGATGAGGCTGTTTATGGTATATCTGAGCTAAACAGGGATAAAATAAAGCACTGCAGCTTGCTTGCAAATCCGGGATGTTATGCAACCAGTGTAATTTTGGCATTGGCACCGATTGCCGATTTAATAGATGACAGCGTGATTATTGATGCAAAAAGCGGTGTTAGTGGTGCAGGAAAGAGTCTGAAAGAGTCGATGCTGTTTTGTGAGGTGAATGAGAATTTCAAGGCCTATGCAGTTGGCTCTCACAGGCATGTTGCAGAGATAGAGCAACAGTTTGGACTTAATAATAGGGTTGTGTTTACTGCACATCTGTTGCCTATTCAAAGGGGAATTCTATCCACGATTTATGTGAATCTAAAAAGGGCTGTAGATATAAAAATATTTGATGAGTTTTATAAAAGTGAATTTTTTGTAAGGGTTGTTGATAATCCGCCTCAGATTGTCGATGTGAAGGGCACAAATTTTTGCAACATATATCCTGCTTTGATTGATGAGAAAAAATTAATTATTGTCAGTGTTATAGATAATCTTATAAAAGGTGCTGCTGGTCAGGCTATCCAGAATATGAATATTATGTTTGGATTAGATGAAAAAGAGGGGCTTTATCCTGCCCCATACTATCCTTAG
- the rpsI gene encoding 30S ribosomal protein S9, translating to MERYYATGKRKTSVARVWVYSGDGKITVNKKTLDEYFGGLEQAKLKIYYPLNLVGLNGKIDIYATVRGGGIMAQAEALRHGISKALVEYDPNLRSTLKPLGLLSRDARAKERKKYGRKKARKSFQWSKR from the coding sequence ATGGAAAGATATTACGCAACGGGTAAAAGAAAGACATCTGTTGCCAGGGTGTGGGTATATTCTGGCGATGGTAAGATTACGGTAAACAAAAAGACGCTGGATGAGTATTTTGGTGGTCTTGAACAGGCAAAGCTAAAAATCTACTATCCACTCAATCTTGTTGGTTTAAATGGAAAGATTGATATCTATGCCACTGTTAGAGGCGGTGGCATAATGGCTCAGGCTGAGGCTTTGAGGCACGGCATCTCAAAGGCTCTGGTAGAGTACGATCCAAATTTGAGGTCAACCCTCAAGCCACTTGGACTGCTTTCAAGGGATGCAAGGGCAAAGGAGAGAAAGAAATACGGAAGGAAAAAGGCAAGAAAATCCTTCCAGTGGTCGAAGAGATAA
- the rplM gene encoding 50S ribosomal protein L13, whose product MKTFMAKFEPEKRKWYLIDAKGKVLGKIATQIANILRGKNKPTYTPHIDGGDFVVVVNARHVKLTGKKLQQKKYYRHSGYIGGLKEIPAEKMLEEHPERVIIHAVKGMLPKNRLANRLITKLKVYAEDDYPHKAQKPIKIEL is encoded by the coding sequence ATGAAAACTTTTATGGCTAAATTTGAGCCAGAGAAAAGAAAGTGGTATCTCATAGATGCAAAAGGTAAGGTGCTTGGTAAAATAGCCACTCAGATTGCAAATATTTTGAGGGGTAAAAATAAACCCACATACACACCGCATATTGACGGTGGTGATTTTGTTGTTGTTGTTAACGCAAGGCATGTTAAGCTGACGGGTAAAAAGCTTCAGCAGAAGAAATACTACAGGCATAGCGGTTATATAGGTGGATTAAAGGAAATTCCAGCTGAAAAGATGTTAGAGGAACATCCTGAAAGGGTCATAATACATGCCGTAAAGGGTATGTTGCCAAAAAATAGGCTTGCAAACAGGTTGATTACTAAATTAAAGGTGTATGCAGAAGATGACTATCCGCATAAGGCTCAAAAACCGATAAAGATAGAGTTATAG
- a CDS encoding oxygen-binding di-iron domain-containing protein → MEVLFDSNSHKNVMFFDLTKGDMIQANQHVIIDSTESMILDPGGSKVYSKLFSHLADVTNPNKLKYIFFSHQDPDIVSSSNSWFTITEANAFLSQLWIRFMHHFCIDDYVKNRITPIPDEGMTIKLGESELLVIPAHFLHSAGNFQVYDPISKILYSGDLGASFGNDYVVVEDFDKHIPYIEDFHKRYIPCSGVIQKWLETIKNLDIQIIAPQHGAVYIGSSVKRFLEWLKVLRCGVEIM, encoded by the coding sequence GTGGAGGTTTTGTTTGATTCTAATTCACATAAAAATGTGATGTTTTTTGATTTGACGAAAGGGGATATGATTCAGGCTAATCAGCATGTGATTATAGATAGTACTGAATCCATGATACTTGATCCAGGAGGCTCTAAGGTTTATTCCAAGCTGTTTTCTCATCTTGCCGATGTTACAAATCCTAACAAATTGAAATATATTTTTTTCTCTCATCAAGATCCGGATATTGTTTCATCGTCAAATTCCTGGTTTACTATAACTGAAGCCAATGCATTTTTATCTCAGCTATGGATACGTTTTATGCACCATTTCTGCATAGATGATTATGTAAAAAACAGGATAACACCTATTCCTGATGAGGGGATGACTATAAAATTGGGTGAAAGTGAGCTTTTGGTAATACCTGCTCATTTTTTGCACTCTGCAGGAAACTTTCAGGTTTATGACCCTATTTCAAAAATACTCTACAGCGGCGATTTAGGTGCTTCTTTTGGCAACGATTATGTTGTTGTTGAGGATTTTGATAAGCATATACCATACATTGAGGATTTTCATAAACGGTATATACCCTGCAGCGGTGTTATACAAAAATGGCTTGAGACAATAAAAAACCTCGATATTCAGATTATAGCCCCACAGCATGGTGCGGTTTATATAGGCAGTTCGGTTAAACGGTTTCTTGAATGGTTGAAGGTTTTGCGTTGCGGTGTTGAGATAATGTAA
- a CDS encoding OmpA family protein: MRKLFLSMIIVLLFGYSALADGLQTGSSKPFIPADKVVFVDDFSDCPIGEPPSKFDKVSGAGECVKYRNMMWLAPSTDGDYRVYKKIDLGRDEFSIEFDFLGYQDPGGADFLFRFLQSKGNSWDQARLPYDLQIHDDYNGYTFWLEKVGKIGRLEKFHKKKVHIAIQVRRHQLRIYANGKRLTVVPFSVSQNEHVSGVGFMFYDDTRKYGELLTNIRIAKYSKKEKRPQPEKLGIKMEKTSEGTKLTIPEKVLFDFNQFFLKLKAKDALHVVAEILKQQPDKRVLIIGYTDNVGSDAYNLKLSLQRAQSVADYLIYVEGINKGRIKIEGKGKADPIANNNTEEGRAKNRRVEIKIY; this comes from the coding sequence ATGAGAAAACTTTTTTTAAGTATGATTATTGTGTTGCTGTTTGGTTATTCTGCTTTAGCAGATGGTTTACAAACAGGATCCAGTAAGCCATTTATTCCCGCAGATAAGGTTGTTTTTGTAGATGATTTTTCAGATTGTCCTATAGGAGAGCCGCCGTCTAAATTTGATAAAGTGAGTGGTGCTGGCGAATGCGTTAAATATAGAAATATGATGTGGCTTGCTCCTTCTACAGATGGAGATTACAGGGTTTATAAAAAAATAGATTTAGGCAGAGATGAGTTTTCTATTGAGTTTGATTTTTTGGGTTATCAGGATCCTGGGGGAGCAGACTTTCTATTTAGGTTTTTGCAAAGCAAAGGAAATAGCTGGGATCAAGCAAGATTACCTTACGACCTACAAATACACGATGATTACAATGGGTATACATTCTGGCTTGAGAAGGTTGGTAAGATTGGAAGACTGGAAAAGTTTCACAAAAAGAAGGTTCATATAGCGATTCAGGTAAGGCGGCATCAATTAAGGATTTATGCAAATGGTAAAAGATTAACGGTTGTTCCTTTCAGTGTTAGCCAAAATGAACATGTAAGTGGTGTAGGGTTTATGTTTTATGATGATACGCGTAAATATGGCGAACTGTTAACGAATATCAGGATTGCTAAATACTCAAAGAAGGAAAAAAGGCCCCAGCCTGAAAAACTTGGTATAAAGATGGAGAAAACCTCTGAAGGAACAAAACTTACAATCCCTGAAAAAGTGTTATTTGATTTCAATCAATTTTTCTTAAAGCTTAAAGCAAAAGATGCTCTTCATGTAGTGGCTGAGATTTTGAAACAACAGCCTGATAAAAGGGTTTTGATTATTGGCTATACAGATAATGTTGGTAGTGATGCTTACAATCTAAAGCTTTCTCTTCAAAGAGCTCAGAGTGTGGCTGATTATTTGATATATGTTGAGGGTATAAACAAGGGCAGAATTAAGATAGAAGGGAAAGGCAAGGCAGACCCTATAGCAAACAATAATACAGAAGAAGGAAGAGCAAAAAACCGCAGGGTCGAGATAAAAATCTATTAA
- a CDS encoding tungsten cofactor oxidoreductase radical SAM maturase — MDEKFKLKDAFLTIPDSKNIRKVYIEPTNSCNFSCKMCFKNTFVEKDGFMDNSTWENLKHSLKKLPHLKEVALAGIGEPLLHKDIKGMITFLKNELGCYLTLSSNGYLLGRFVDFIIDAGVDNIVVSVDNTPVGHLHNSVVYKTLKALIEKRKKLKADKPAVSIEIVLDKQSIKDAADTIESFLEIGVKDVIVSNILPVFEALCDQTLYPADESILKEIVDAVQAKASATLPYLSIKTERKCNFISKNATVVRWDGEVAPCYRFLHTSVEYVLGRKKQIYAHSFGNVNDKELIDIWNSRDYKWFRFIVEHSLYPSCIDCSLNSSCDFVKDTEIDCFGLSPSCGDCLWSRNIIICP, encoded by the coding sequence GTGGATGAGAAATTTAAACTAAAGGATGCCTTTTTAACCATTCCCGATTCTAAAAACATCAGGAAGGTTTATATTGAGCCAACAAATAGCTGCAATTTTAGCTGCAAAATGTGTTTTAAGAATACCTTTGTAGAAAAAGATGGATTTATGGATAACTCAACCTGGGAGAATCTCAAGCATTCTTTAAAAAAATTGCCCCATTTAAAAGAGGTTGCTTTAGCTGGCATTGGTGAACCGCTGTTGCATAAAGATATTAAGGGTATGATAACATTTTTAAAAAATGAGCTGGGCTGTTATTTAACCCTCTCATCAAACGGGTATCTGCTTGGCAGGTTTGTAGATTTTATTATCGATGCAGGAGTGGACAATATTGTTGTCTCGGTTGATAATACGCCTGTTGGGCATCTGCATAACTCTGTTGTTTACAAAACATTGAAAGCGCTTATTGAAAAAAGAAAAAAATTAAAAGCCGATAAACCGGCAGTTTCAATAGAGATAGTGTTAGATAAACAATCGATAAAGGATGCCGCAGATACGATTGAGAGTTTTTTAGAAATAGGCGTTAAAGATGTTATTGTTTCAAACATCCTGCCTGTTTTTGAGGCTTTATGCGATCAGACGCTTTATCCAGCAGATGAATCGATTCTAAAAGAGATTGTTGATGCGGTGCAGGCAAAGGCATCAGCAACTCTGCCCTATTTAAGTATTAAAACAGAAAGAAAGTGCAATTTCATAAGCAAAAACGCTACTGTTGTTAGATGGGATGGAGAGGTAGCCCCATGTTATAGATTCTTGCACACCTCAGTTGAATATGTGCTTGGCAGGAAAAAGCAGATCTATGCTCATTCCTTTGGTAATGTTAATGACAAAGAACTTATAGATATATGGAACAGCAGGGATTATAAGTGGTTTCGCTTTATAGTAGAGCATAGTCTTTACCCATCCTGCATCGATTGCAGCCTGAATTCATCATGCGATTTTGTTAAAGATACTGAAATCGATTGTTTTGGTTTATCGCCATCCTGCGGTGATTGCCTGTGGTCAAGAAACATTATAATCTGCCCTTAA
- a CDS encoding HesA/MoeB/ThiF family protein, translating to MDILQRSRLFFKEEKLKTIANSSILVAGVGALGCVVAEILVRLSVGRLVIVDRDVVSASDLGRQLLYNSNDLDKPKVEVAKERLSVIGSNTAIEPYFLDITAGGMDDLLKSVDGVVDCLDNFASRFFLEDLLPEKTFMVHGGIKYNFGQITTIVKDKTQALGDIYAGIEDSSKPIGVAPTAVFVIGGLMAEETLNNIFGKPHFLNKLLIVDLGDFSCSVINLE from the coding sequence TTGGATATACTTCAAAGAAGCAGGTTGTTTTTTAAAGAAGAGAAGCTAAAAACCATTGCAAACAGCAGTATTCTTGTAGCTGGCGTCGGGGCGTTGGGATGTGTTGTAGCTGAGATTCTTGTAAGGCTTTCTGTTGGTAGGCTTGTCATCGTTGACAGGGATGTGGTCAGCGCTTCCGATCTTGGGCGCCAGCTACTTTATAACTCAAATGACTTAGATAAACCCAAGGTTGAGGTTGCAAAAGAAAGGCTTTCTGTGATTGGAAGCAACACAGCTATAGAGCCGTATTTTTTAGATATAACAGCTGGCGGTATGGATGATCTATTAAAAAGTGTGGATGGTGTTGTTGATTGCCTTGATAATTTTGCCTCGCGGTTTTTTCTTGAAGACCTTTTGCCTGAAAAGACCTTTATGGTTCATGGTGGTATAAAATACAACTTTGGTCAGATTACTACGATTGTTAAAGACAAAACACAGGCTTTAGGTGATATCTATGCGGGAATTGAGGATAGCAGTAAGCCTATTGGTGTTGCGCCAACAGCTGTATTTGTCATTGGTGGATTAATGGCTGAGGAAACCCTGAATAATATATTTGGCAAACCTCATTTTTTAAATAAATTATTGATTGTTGATTTAGGTGATTTTAGCTGTTCGGTAATTAATCTGGAGTAG
- a CDS encoding MoaD/ThiS family protein, whose translation MAVFNFYTLLRLEFGLKTIEIDVDGVSIYEALKLCQQHTGKNFLHKLFDNSHLKTGTIILINGKNIMHLEREKTVVHKDDRIDIFPPGGGG comes from the coding sequence ATGGCCGTTTTTAATTTTTATACGCTTTTAAGGCTCGAATTTGGCTTAAAAACAATTGAGATAGATGTTGATGGTGTGAGTATCTATGAGGCTTTAAAGCTGTGTCAGCAACATACAGGTAAAAATTTTCTTCATAAACTCTTTGATAACTCACACTTAAAAACAGGCACCATTATTTTGATTAACGGTAAAAATATCATGCACCTTGAAAGAGAAAAAACAGTTGTGCATAAAGATGACAGGATTGACATATTTCCACCCGGAGGCGGGGGATAG